One window of the Anopheles bellator unplaced genomic scaffold, idAnoBellAS_SP24_06.2 scaffold00240_ctg1, whole genome shotgun sequence genome contains the following:
- the LOC131214202 gene encoding phosphoglycerate kinase, with protein MALNKLSIENVDLKGKRVFMRVDFNVPIKDGKITSNQRIVAALDSIKFALEKGAKSVVLASHLGRPDGNKNIKYTLAPVADELKKLLGRDVTFLNDCVGAEVEAACKDPAAGSVILLENVRFYVEEEGKGVDASGNKIKADKDKVKTFRESLAKLGDVYVDDAFGTAHRAHSSMMGEGYGQRAAGLLLNKELRYFSQALDNPPNPFLAILGGAKVADKIQLIENLLDKVNEMIIGGGMAFTFLKVLNNMEIGGSLFDAEGAKIVQNLVDKAKKNNVQLHLPVDFVTGDKFAEDAATGEATVAGGIPAGHLGLDIGPKTREAFAAPIARAKLIVWNGPPGVFEFPNFAKGTKALMDSVVAATKGGTVSIIGGGDTASCCAKWGTESQVSHVSTGGGASLELLEGKLLPGVDALSSA; from the exons ATGGCTCTCAACAAGCTTAGCATCGAAAACGTGGACCTCAAGGGCAAACGTGTGTTTATGCG TGTCGATTTCAATGTCCCCATCAAGGACGGTAAAATCACCAGCAACCAGCGTATTGTGGCCGCACTCGATAGCATCAAGTTTGCCCTCGAGAAAGGAGCTAAATCGGTTGTGCTTGCATCGCACCTTGGCCGACCGGACGGTAACAAGAATATCAAGTACACGCTGGCCCCGGTTGCCGAcgagctgaagaagctgcTCGGCCGTGACGTAACGTTCTTGAATGATTGCGTCGGGGCGGAGGTTGAGGCCGCCTGCAAAGATCCGGCAGCCGGTTCTGTGATTCTGCTGGAAAACGTACGCTTCTACGTCGAGGAGGAAGGCAAAGGTGTCGATGCCAGCGGCAATAAG ATTAAAGCCGACAAAGATAAGGTGAAAACATTCCGTGAAAGTCTGGCCAAACTCGGTGACGTGTACGTGGACGATGCATTCGGAACGGCACACCGGGCACACAGCTCGATGATGGGCGAGGGCTATGGCCAGCGGGCGGCCGGTTTGCTGCTGAACAAGGAACTGCGGTACTTCTCACAGGCGCTGGACAACCCGCCGAATCCTTTCCTCGCTATTTTGGGCGGCGCGAAGGTGGCTGATAAGATTCAGCTGATCGAGAACCTGCTCGACAAAGTGAACGAGATGATTATCGGCGGTGGCATGGCGTTCACCTTCCTGAAGGTGCTGAACAACATGGAAATCGGTGGCTCACTGTTCGATGCCGAGGGTGCAAAAATCGTGCAGAATCTGGTCGacaaagcgaagaaaaacaacgttCAGCTTCATCTGCCGGTCGATTTCGTGACGGGGGACAAGTTTGCAGAGGATGCCGCTACGGGCGAGgccacggtggccggcggcatTCCGGCTGGTCATCTGGGACTCGACATTGGACCAAAAACGCGCGAAGCGTTCGCAGCCCCCATCGCTCGGGCAAAGCTCATCGTCTGGAACGGACCGCCCGGTGTATTCGAGTTTCCGAACTTTGCCAAGGGCACCAAGGCACTGATGGATTCCGTTGTTGCCGCAACGAAAGGTGGCACTGTGTCGATTATTGGAGGTGGTGATACGGCTTCGTGCTGCGCCAAGTGGGGCACGGAATCGCAGGTCTCCCACGTatccaccggtggcggtgcttcgctcgaactgctcgaaggCAAGCTGCTGCCGGGTGTTGATGCGCTTAGCAGTGCGTAA